The nucleotide sequence TAACAAAATCCCAGCTCCTTGGGATGAACAGAAGAAGAACATGACACTGAAATCACAAGGCCAAGAACATCTCTTCTCCAAGGCCACACTGATGCACTCTGTGAGTTTCAAACAGTGGCGAGGAGGAGAGGAATCCACAGGTTCAGTTCAGAATAAGAGCAAACAGAGCTTGGTAAATGGCATCCAAGACCGACGCAACTCTGACGCATTGAGCCCCAATGTTTCATCCAGCCCCAAATGTGAGCTTGATGCCGCAGCCGTGAAACTTCAAAAGGTTTACAAGAGTTACCGGACCAGGCGAAACCTCGCCGACTGCGCAGTCGTCGTAGAGGAGCTATGGTATGTATCAGTCTTTCTTCGGTTCTTGAGCATTGGAACAGCTAGTTTAACATTCAAAAGTTATAGAAATTTTAACTCTTACCGCAGGTGGAAAGCACTGGACTTTGCATCACTGAAGCACAGCTCGATATCGTTCTTCAACGGCGGAAAGCCCGAAACGGCGGCGTCGCGGTGGGCGAGGGCAAGGACAAGAGCGGCTAAGGTGACTAACATTCACTGATTCATCAAACTGCCTTCCTGGTGCCCTGTATTTTCATCAAACTTGCAGTTGAGTGACGCGATTTTGTTTGGTGGTTCAGGTTGGCAAGGGGTTATCTAAGAACGGGAAGGCTCAGAAGCTGGCATTGCAGCACTGGCTCGAAGCTGTAAGTCACATGCTACTTAACTCTAGCACTAAACTAAGATCAGTAGGTAGTGTCCTACTGTCTACTGAGATTGTTGCAGATTGTTTATTACTAATGCTGCCATTTTATGCCTTCGGGCAGATTGACCCTAGGCATCGATATGGGCACAATTTGCATATCTATTATGATGTCTGGTCCAGGAGTGAGAGTACGGAGCCCTTTTTCTATTGGTAAGTAAGCTGAGCTTGTTACTATACCTATTGTCTAGGCTTTAAATTCGCACAAATTTGGGAAACAAGTAGACCAAATAATATGCTAACTGTTTAAGATAATCTACAGGTTAGACATTGGGGAGGGCAAAGAAATAAATCTTGAGAATTTCCCTAGGAGTAAACTTCAGGGGCAGTGCGTCAAGTACCTTGGACCAGTATGTACATCAACCTAACACATCAGAAAAGTAACATTAAGTGTTAAATAATTGAGAACATCATCTGATCCTCTTTTTTCATATTTTCAACAACAGCAAGAGAGGCAACACTATGAAGTTGTTATTGAGTGTGGCAAACTTATGTTCCAAGAAACCGGGGTTCTTGTGCACACTTCGGATGA is from Triticum aestivum cultivar Chinese Spring chromosome 1B, IWGSC CS RefSeq v2.1, whole genome shotgun sequence and encodes:
- the LOC123115641 gene encoding IQ domain-containing protein IQM5 isoform X4, with the translated sequence MGLYRRSWSEVLGTEISSPRTHKFDMVNKIPAPWDEQKKNMTLKSQGQEHLFSKATLMHSVSFKQWRGGEESTGSVQNKSKQSLVNGIQDRRNSDALSPNVSSSPKCELDAAAVKLQKVYKSYRTRRNLADCAVVVEELWWKALDFASLKHSSISFFNGGKPETAASRWARARTRAAKVGKGLSKNGKAQKLALQHWLEAVSHMLLNSSTKLRSVGSVLLSTEIVADCLLLMLPFYAFGQIDPRHRYGHNLHIYYDVWSRSESTEPFFYWLDIGEGKEINLENFPRSKLQGQCVKYLGPQERQHYEVVIECGKLMFQETGVLVHTSDDSKWIFVLSTTKAFYVGQKKKGSFQHSSFLAGGAITCAGRLVVKDGILKAIWPYSGHYLPTEDNFRDFIRFLEENHVSLTDVKKSAIDKPDEYPLLSNSDNQPEHVENNEPAGAAAQDLTEVEIDGVLTGEAYHGSADHGDMSDAEEDAGTPVDSHTTDTEEEEEEEEVNNISEQRPPASVDRSKNHQTCRWSTGTGPRIRCVRDYQQDLQSRALEHVNLSPRLAGSPSRKRDPVPSPRPSPGMILSPRLASVGFQPRTVSLTLPDFKRSRLQ